A genomic segment from Streptomyces antibioticus encodes:
- a CDS encoding response regulator transcription factor, translated as MTRVLLAEDDASISEPLARALRREGYEVEVREDGPTALDAGMQGGIDLVVLDLGLPGMDGLEVARRLRAEGHTVPILILTARADEVDTVVGLDAGADDYVTKPFRLAELLARVRALLRRGSAEPAQPPATHGVRIDVESHRAWMGDEELQLTAKEFDLLRVLVRDAGRVVTRDQLMREVWDTTWWSSTKTLDMHISWLRKKLGDDAANPRYIATVRGVGFRFEKS; from the coding sequence ATGACCCGTGTACTGCTCGCCGAGGACGATGCGTCCATCTCGGAGCCGCTGGCCCGCGCACTGCGCCGGGAAGGGTACGAGGTCGAGGTGCGTGAGGACGGACCGACCGCGCTCGACGCCGGGATGCAGGGGGGCATCGACCTGGTCGTGCTGGACCTGGGCCTGCCCGGCATGGACGGTCTGGAGGTGGCGCGCCGGCTGCGCGCCGAGGGCCACACCGTGCCCATCCTGATCCTGACCGCGCGCGCCGACGAGGTGGACACCGTCGTCGGGCTCGACGCGGGCGCCGACGACTACGTCACCAAGCCCTTCCGCCTCGCCGAACTGCTCGCCCGGGTCCGGGCCCTGCTGCGGCGCGGCTCCGCCGAGCCCGCGCAGCCGCCGGCCACCCACGGGGTGCGGATCGACGTCGAGTCGCACCGGGCGTGGATGGGCGACGAGGAACTCCAGCTCACGGCGAAGGAGTTCGACCTGCTGCGGGTGCTGGTGCGGGACGCGGGCCGGGTCGTCACCCGCGACCAGCTCATGCGCGAGGTGTGGGACACCACCTGGTGGTCCTCCACCAAGACGCTGGACATGCACATCTCCTGGCTGCGCAAGAAGCTCGGGGACGACGCGGCCAATCCGCGGTACATCGCCACCGTGCGGGGTGTGGGTTTCCGGTTCGAGAAGAGCTGA